A single window of Rudaeicoccus suwonensis DNA harbors:
- the rplQ gene encoding 50S ribosomal protein L17 produces MPTPTKGPRLGGGPAHERLILANLATALFEHDRITTTEAKAKRLRPLAERMVTFAKRGDLHARRRVMTVIRDKGVVHRLFVEIAPDMTDRQGGYTRITKIAPRKGDNAPMAVIELVREPVNAKPKRAVVAEAEGATKRAVKESEAAAEDADANANVAEMDDSAESVTPDAAEVAEVAEVDEAEDAKQESSDKDA; encoded by the coding sequence ATGCCTACCCCAACAAAGGGTCCCCGCCTGGGTGGCGGTCCCGCGCACGAGCGGCTGATCCTGGCCAACCTGGCCACGGCGCTGTTCGAGCACGACCGGATCACCACCACCGAGGCCAAGGCCAAGCGGCTGCGTCCGCTCGCGGAGCGGATGGTCACCTTCGCCAAGCGTGGCGACCTGCACGCACGTCGTCGGGTCATGACCGTGATCCGCGACAAGGGTGTCGTGCACCGTCTCTTCGTCGAGATCGCGCCGGACATGACCGACCGTCAGGGCGGTTACACCCGGATCACCAAGATCGCGCCGCGCAAGGGTGACAACGCTCCGATGGCCGTCATCGAGCTCGTCCGCGAGCCGGTGAACGCCAAGCCGAAGCGCGCCGTCGTGGCCGAGGCCGAAGGCGCCACCAAGCGTGCCGTCAAGGAGTCCGAGGCTGCCGCCGAGGATGCCGACGCCAACGCGAACGTCGCCGAGATGGACGACTCCGCCGAGTCGGTCACCCCGGACGCCGCCGAGGTCGCTGAAGTGGCCGAGGTCGACGAGGCCGAGGACGCCAAGCAGGAGTCGTCCGACAAGGACGCCTGA
- the rpmJ gene encoding 50S ribosomal protein L36 has product MKVQPSVKKICDKCKVIRRNGRVMVICENARHKQRQG; this is encoded by the coding sequence ATGAAGGTCCAGCCGAGCGTCAAGAAGATCTGCGACAAGTGCAAGGTGATCCGCCGCAACGGCCGGGTCATGGTGATCTGCGAGAACGCGCGCCACAAGCAGCGTCAGGGCTGA
- the rpsM gene encoding 30S ribosomal protein S13 — translation MARLIGVDLPREKRVEVALTYIFGVGKTRAAEALASTGVNPDTRVRDLSEDEVVQLRDFLEGNYRLEGDLRREVASDIRRKVEIGSYQGLRHRRGLPVHGQRTKTNARTRKGPKRTVAGKKKAK, via the coding sequence ATGGCACGTTTGATCGGTGTCGACCTGCCGCGCGAAAAGCGCGTCGAGGTTGCACTCACCTACATCTTCGGCGTCGGCAAGACCCGCGCCGCCGAGGCGCTGGCATCGACCGGCGTCAACCCGGACACCCGTGTCCGTGACCTCAGCGAAGACGAGGTCGTGCAGCTGCGCGACTTCCTCGAAGGCAACTACCGCCTCGAGGGTGACCTTCGTCGTGAGGTGGCCTCCGACATCCGCCGCAAGGTGGAGATCGGCTCTTACCAGGGTCTGCGGCACCGCCGCGGCCTGCCTGTGCACGGCCAGCGCACCAAGACCAACGCGCGCACCCGCAAGGGCCCCAAGCGCACCGTCGCCGGCAAGAAGAAGGCCAAGTAA
- a CDS encoding TerD family protein, producing the protein MTVSTKGANAPLIGVDGAPSRVVLVGVNWANAQLDVDLCGLMCDENQQVLSDAHFLFWSNPLSPEGVAMLRTLPPGSPSPVADRAQLVVNVGECEPRVAKILITMSTQVPGKTIADAGRTQFRVVDLDSPQPSDVMTYVNTEGYSSERCVIAVELYRRGGGWKARIVDQGYADGLAALARHHNVSVED; encoded by the coding sequence GTGACGGTGTCGACGAAGGGCGCGAACGCGCCGCTCATCGGGGTCGACGGAGCGCCGTCGCGGGTGGTGCTCGTGGGAGTGAACTGGGCCAATGCCCAACTCGACGTCGACCTCTGCGGGCTGATGTGCGACGAGAACCAGCAGGTGCTCAGCGACGCCCACTTCCTCTTCTGGTCCAATCCGCTGAGTCCGGAGGGTGTGGCCATGTTGCGGACCCTTCCGCCCGGCTCGCCCAGTCCGGTCGCGGACCGCGCCCAATTGGTGGTGAACGTCGGTGAGTGCGAGCCACGCGTCGCCAAGATCCTCATCACGATGTCGACCCAGGTGCCCGGCAAGACGATCGCCGATGCCGGCCGCACCCAGTTCCGGGTGGTCGATCTCGATTCGCCCCAGCCGTCCGATGTGATGACGTACGTCAACACCGAGGGCTACTCCAGCGAACGATGTGTCATCGCGGTCGAGTTGTACCGACGCGGAGGTGGCTGGAAAGCGCGCATCGTCGACCAGGGGTATGCCGACGGACTCGCGGCCCTGGCCCGCCATCACAACGTGAGCGTGGAGGACTGA
- a CDS encoding MFS transporter: MGTTAEPATDGPERSYSATRWAIAGAYFAQGCVFLSLTTRLPKFQKHWGISELGLTGIMLLIVLLAGAGSFIAETIAPRRGSALSLRIGLLLVTASLLITGPAPDVPVLLAGMAVYGVALGMVDASSNMQAVSLEHRIGRPILPSFYGAWTAGGIAGTLLTLATPHLSVAAVSMPLAVLPLVVAFGPLLLARGVVQPAGGDLGIPWRQILLVGAACVVFYMVDTAATTWGSVYFDHTLHSPSGLVALAALPYLCASLFTRVAGDRLADHFGAPTLLRVGAVVALIGLAVIVAAPDWPIGVAGFLVLGSGIAVVAPLSFSAAGVLARDGAGDDPSVIQPRVDAVIARFNQFNYVGALLGAVLTGAIGTGSLRVAFAVPAILVLALFPLAKAFRRPAEPPAEPAAYSTPRQQ; this comes from the coding sequence ATGGGCACCACCGCAGAGCCGGCCACTGACGGGCCGGAGCGCAGCTACTCCGCAACGCGCTGGGCGATCGCCGGCGCCTACTTTGCGCAGGGTTGCGTCTTTCTGTCACTGACAACCCGCTTGCCAAAGTTCCAAAAGCACTGGGGCATATCGGAACTCGGCCTCACCGGCATCATGCTGCTGATCGTGCTGCTCGCTGGAGCAGGCTCCTTCATCGCCGAGACGATTGCGCCGCGCCGCGGCAGTGCGCTCTCCCTGCGTATCGGCCTGTTGCTGGTCACCGCGTCGCTGCTGATCACCGGCCCGGCGCCCGACGTGCCGGTGCTGCTCGCCGGGATGGCCGTGTATGGCGTCGCCCTCGGCATGGTGGACGCCTCGAGCAACATGCAGGCGGTCTCGCTCGAACACCGCATCGGTCGCCCGATCCTGCCGTCGTTCTACGGCGCCTGGACCGCAGGTGGCATCGCGGGCACCCTGCTGACACTGGCGACACCGCATCTGTCGGTCGCGGCAGTGTCGATGCCGCTGGCCGTGCTGCCGTTGGTCGTGGCCTTCGGTCCACTGCTGCTCGCGCGCGGTGTCGTGCAGCCTGCCGGCGGTGACCTGGGGATCCCGTGGCGACAGATCCTGTTGGTCGGGGCAGCGTGCGTGGTGTTCTACATGGTCGACACCGCGGCGACCACCTGGGGTTCGGTCTACTTCGACCACACACTGCACTCACCCAGCGGCCTGGTCGCGTTGGCAGCACTGCCGTATCTGTGCGCATCGTTGTTCACCCGGGTGGCCGGTGACCGGCTGGCCGATCACTTCGGCGCACCAACGCTGCTGCGCGTCGGGGCGGTGGTCGCGCTCATCGGGCTGGCGGTGATCGTAGCGGCGCCCGACTGGCCCATCGGCGTCGCGGGTTTCCTCGTCCTCGGCAGCGGCATTGCGGTGGTCGCTCCGCTGAGCTTCTCCGCGGCGGGCGTGTTGGCGCGGGATGGCGCCGGTGACGATCCCTCCGTCATACAGCCCAGGGTCGATGCGGTGATCGCGCGCTTCAATCAGTTCAACTACGTCGGCGCGCTGCTCGGGGCGGTGTTGACCGGAGCCATCGGCACGGGTTCGTTGCGGGTGGCCTTCGCGGTGCCGGCGATCCTGGTGCTCGCGCTGTTCCCGCTCGCCAAGGCCTTCCGCCGACCCGCAGAACCGCCCGCCGAACCTGCCGCATATTCGACGCCGCGGCAGCAATAA
- the infA gene encoding translation initiation factor IF-1, whose product MAKKDGVIEIEGTIVEALPNAMFRVELTNGHKVLAHISGKMRQHYIRILPEDRVVVELSPYDLTRGRIVFRYR is encoded by the coding sequence ATGGCTAAGAAGGACGGTGTCATCGAGATCGAGGGCACGATCGTGGAAGCACTCCCGAACGCGATGTTCCGGGTGGAGTTGACCAACGGTCACAAGGTTCTCGCTCACATCTCGGGCAAGATGCGTCAGCACTACATCCGGATCCTCCCCGAGGACCGCGTGGTGGTGGAGCTCAGCCCGTATGACCTGACCCGCGGCCGCATCGTCTTCCGCTACCGCTGA
- the rpsK gene encoding 30S ribosomal protein S11 yields the protein MPPKSRMASGAKKVRRKEKKNVAAGHAYIRSTFNNTIVSITDPSGAVISWASAGQVGFKGSRKSTPYAAQMAAEAAARRAMDHGMRKVDVFVKGPGSGRETAIRSLAAAGLEVGAISDVTPQPHNGVRQPKRRG from the coding sequence ATGCCTCCCAAGAGCCGTATGGCTTCCGGCGCCAAGAAGGTGCGCCGCAAGGAGAAGAAGAACGTCGCCGCGGGCCACGCGTACATCCGCAGCACGTTCAACAACACCATCGTTTCCATCACCGACCCCTCCGGCGCGGTGATTTCATGGGCCTCTGCCGGCCAGGTCGGCTTCAAGGGCTCGCGCAAGTCCACCCCGTATGCCGCGCAGATGGCCGCTGAGGCCGCTGCTCGTCGCGCGATGGACCACGGCATGCGCAAGGTCGACGTCTTCGTCAAGGGTCCGGGTTCGGGCCGCGAGACCGCCATCCGCTCGTTGGCCGCAGCCGGCCTCGAGGTCGGTGCGATCTCCGACGTCACCCCGCAGCCGCACAACGGTGTCCGCCAGCCCAAGCGTCGCGGCTGA
- a CDS encoding TerD family protein, giving the protein MSISLSKGSNISLTKEAPGLTSVAAGLGWDPRATTGYEFDLDASALGVDANGTVVSDQWFVFYGNLQSPGAAVQHTGDVRDGGADGDDEVINVELSALPQNVEKVVFVASIYDADVRGQNFGQVANAYIRLVDRTTNREIARFDLSEDYSMETALTFGELTRNSGGWNFSAVGQGTSGGLAQIAVSYGLQVQ; this is encoded by the coding sequence ATGTCGATCTCGCTCAGCAAGGGGTCCAACATCAGCCTCACCAAGGAGGCGCCCGGATTGACCTCGGTGGCCGCCGGCCTGGGCTGGGACCCACGGGCCACGACGGGATACGAATTCGACCTGGATGCATCCGCACTGGGGGTGGACGCGAACGGCACTGTGGTCTCCGACCAGTGGTTCGTTTTCTACGGCAACCTGCAGTCCCCCGGAGCAGCAGTTCAGCACACCGGTGACGTTCGCGACGGCGGCGCAGACGGGGACGACGAAGTGATCAATGTCGAACTGTCGGCACTGCCCCAGAACGTCGAGAAAGTTGTCTTCGTGGCGTCGATCTACGACGCGGACGTGCGTGGTCAGAACTTCGGCCAGGTCGCCAATGCCTACATCCGCCTGGTCGACCGCACCACCAATCGCGAGATCGCACGATTCGACCTCAGCGAGGACTACTCGATGGAGACCGCTCTCACGTTCGGCGAACTCACGAGGAACAGCGGCGGGTGGAACTTCAGCGCCGTCGGCCAGGGCACCAGCGGCGGGCTCGCGCAGATCGCGGTGTCCTACGGCCTGCAGGTCCAGTAA
- a CDS encoding response regulator transcription factor, which translates to MHSPDGSVIVAAMEEEAHNRARTVPRVRVGAIDDHPVVLRGLMAALVEVAPDISCDFRVASLRDVDWDRVTRPDVLLLDISLNDGSSPEDNVRELVARGHSVLLFTSEERPALLRRLITLGARGLVLKSDADEALADAIRSVSEGNFATSSHLAESLLCDDSLVATLSQREMEVLEALAAGVPKKAIGKTLPDQLSAYTVDTYFQRIAGRYAALGRPVTNIYGSLREATRDGHLDL; encoded by the coding sequence ATGCACTCACCTGATGGATCTGTGATCGTGGCGGCCATGGAGGAGGAAGCTCACAACCGTGCCCGGACCGTCCCGCGGGTGCGCGTTGGTGCGATCGACGACCATCCGGTGGTGCTGCGCGGTCTGATGGCCGCGCTGGTCGAGGTGGCGCCGGACATCAGTTGCGATTTCCGCGTCGCGAGCCTGCGTGATGTCGACTGGGATCGAGTGACACGACCGGATGTCCTGCTGCTCGATATCTCGCTCAACGACGGCAGCTCACCCGAGGACAACGTGCGCGAACTCGTGGCACGCGGTCATTCGGTCTTGTTGTTCACGTCCGAGGAACGGCCGGCACTGCTGCGGCGCCTGATCACGCTCGGTGCTCGCGGGCTGGTGCTGAAGTCGGATGCCGACGAGGCGCTCGCAGACGCAATCCGCAGTGTGTCGGAGGGCAACTTCGCGACCTCCAGTCACCTTGCGGAGTCGCTGCTCTGTGACGACTCGCTGGTGGCGACACTCTCGCAGCGAGAGATGGAGGTGCTCGAGGCGCTCGCCGCCGGGGTGCCGAAGAAAGCGATCGGCAAGACGCTGCCGGATCAGTTGTCGGCATACACCGTCGACACCTACTTCCAGCGAATCGCCGGCAGGTATGCCGCGCTAGGGCGTCCGGTCACCAACATCTACGGCTCGCTGCGCGAGGCGACGCGCGATGGGCACCTGGATCTGTAG
- the rpsD gene encoding 30S ribosomal protein S4, which yields MARYTGPITKKSRRLKTDLVGGDKNFEMRPFPPGQHGRGRVQEKEYLTQLQEKQKARFTYGVMEKQFVRYYKEAARRPGKTGENLLTILETRLDNVIYRAGLARTRRAARQLVTHGHFEVNGVRVDVPSYRVEQYDIITVRKQSLEKFPIQLARETFGERPIPAWMHVVPGTLQILIHALPVRGQIDTVLTEQLIVELYSKN from the coding sequence ATGGCCCGTTACACCGGACCCATCACCAAGAAGTCGCGTCGCCTCAAGACCGACCTCGTCGGTGGCGACAAGAACTTCGAGATGCGCCCCTTCCCGCCCGGCCAGCACGGCCGTGGCCGGGTGCAGGAGAAGGAATACCTGACCCAGCTGCAGGAGAAGCAGAAGGCCCGCTTCACCTACGGCGTCATGGAGAAGCAGTTCGTCCGCTACTACAAGGAAGCAGCTCGTCGCCCCGGCAAGACCGGTGAGAACCTGCTGACCATCCTCGAGACGCGCCTCGACAACGTGATCTACCGCGCCGGTCTGGCCCGCACCCGTCGTGCTGCCCGCCAGCTGGTCACCCACGGTCACTTCGAGGTCAACGGCGTTCGCGTCGACGTCCCGTCATACCGCGTGGAGCAGTACGACATCATCACGGTCCGCAAGCAGTCGCTGGAGAAGTTCCCGATCCAGCTGGCCCGCGAGACCTTCGGTGAGCGTCCGATCCCCGCCTGGATGCACGTCGTGCCCGGCACCCTGCAGATCCTGATCCACGCCCTGCCGGTGCGCGGACAGATCGACACCGTGCTGACCGAGCAGCTGATCGTGGAGCTCTACTCCAAGAACTGA
- a CDS encoding DNA-directed RNA polymerase subunit alpha, which translates to MLIAQRPTLSEDVVSDNRSRFVIEPLEPGFGYTLGNSLRRTLLSSIPGAAVTSLRIDGVQHEFSTIPGVKEDVTEIILNIKGLVVSSEHDEPVVMYLRKQGPGPVTAADIAPPAGVEVHNPDLHIATLNDKGKIEMELTVERGRGYVSAAQNKSAEQEIGRIPVDSIYSPVLAVTYKVEATRVEQRTDFDKLIVDIETKNAIAPRDAMASAGKTLVELFGLARELNVEAEGIDMGPSPTDAALAADLALPIEDLDLTVRSYNCLKREGIHIVSELVSRSEADLLDIRNFGAKSIDEVKDKLVEMGLQLKDSPPGFDASAIADRYEEDDETDDISFAETEQL; encoded by the coding sequence GTGCTCATCGCACAGCGCCCCACCCTCAGCGAGGACGTTGTCTCCGACAACCGCTCGCGTTTCGTCATCGAGCCGCTGGAGCCTGGCTTCGGCTACACGCTCGGCAACAGCCTGCGTCGCACGCTGCTCTCGAGCATCCCCGGCGCCGCCGTCACCAGCCTGCGCATCGACGGTGTGCAGCACGAGTTCTCCACGATCCCAGGGGTCAAGGAGGACGTCACCGAGATCATCCTCAACATCAAGGGTCTGGTCGTCTCCTCGGAGCACGACGAGCCCGTGGTGATGTACCTGCGCAAGCAGGGCCCCGGTCCGGTGACTGCTGCTGACATCGCGCCGCCGGCCGGTGTCGAGGTGCACAACCCCGACCTGCACATCGCGACCCTGAACGACAAGGGCAAGATCGAGATGGAGTTGACCGTCGAGCGCGGTCGCGGCTACGTCTCCGCAGCGCAGAACAAGTCCGCTGAGCAGGAGATCGGCCGGATTCCGGTCGACTCGATCTACTCGCCGGTGCTGGCCGTGACCTACAAGGTCGAGGCGACCCGTGTCGAGCAGCGCACCGACTTCGACAAGCTCATCGTCGACATCGAGACCAAGAACGCGATCGCCCCGCGCGATGCGATGGCCTCCGCCGGCAAGACGCTCGTCGAACTGTTCGGTCTGGCACGCGAACTCAACGTCGAAGCTGAGGGCATCGACATGGGCCCGAGCCCGACCGACGCCGCGCTGGCTGCTGATCTCGCCCTGCCGATCGAGGACCTCGACCTCACGGTCCGTTCCTACAACTGCCTCAAGCGTGAAGGCATCCACATCGTGAGCGAGCTCGTCAGCCGCAGCGAGGCGGACCTGCTGGACATCCGCAACTTCGGTGCGAAGTCCATCGACGAGGTCAAGGACAAGCTGGTCGAGATGGGTCTGCAGCTCAAGGACAGCCCGCCCGGGTTCGACGCGAGCGCGATCGCCGATCGTTACGAAGAAGACGACGAGACTGACGACATCAGCTTCGCCGAGACCGAGCAACTCTGA